The Chaetodon trifascialis isolate fChaTrf1 chromosome 17, fChaTrf1.hap1, whole genome shotgun sequence genome has a segment encoding these proteins:
- the LOC139345751 gene encoding zinc finger protein 771-like yields MSKIDMLRLLINQRLTAAAEEIFGVFGRTIAEYEEEISRSKLEIDRQRRLLDLSTKPQISVQVNSSALSEQQEWSSSLDLNQVKSPHIKEEEEEEPPQTTEQNNVQFVLFQSGDARNKQDDDHMTSSLSTLPRRDLQDLEPDHHAGTSVQHTCSDLDEDGRDASDPASGNEQLDSVELEAPLSEVVDSYICTICGRAFAQRGHWAKHVQVHRKVETKADKSYTCDICGKRLTRFDGYQKHLRIHTGEKPYCCDECGRRFSDNSNYKRHIRTHAGQKSQQS; encoded by the exons ATGTCGAAAATCGACATGCTGAGGCTTCTGATCAACCAGCGGCTCACCGCGGCCGCAGAGGAGATCTTCGGGGTGTTCGGAAGAACCATCGCGGAGTACGAGGAGGAGATCTCCCGCTCCAAGCTGGAGATCGACCGCCAGCGCCGGCTGCTGGACCTCTCCACGAAGCCGCAGATATCCGTGCAGGTGAACAGCTCAG CTCTCTCTGAGCAGCAGGAGTGGAGCTCCAGTCTGGACCTGAACCAGGTGAAGTCTCCTCAcatcaaagaggaggaggaggaggagccgcCTCAGACGACGGAGCAGAACAACGTCCAGTTTGTGCTGTTCCAGAGCGGCGACGCGAGAAACAAGCAGGACGACGACCACATGACCTCCTCGCTCTCAACGCTGCCGCGCCGAGACCTGCAGGACTTGGAGCCGGACCACCATGCGGGCACCTCGGTCCAGCACACCTGCTCGGACCTCGACGAGGACGGCCGCGACGCTTCGGATCCGGCTTCAGGTAACGAGCAGCTGGACTCTGTGGAGCTGGAGGCGCCGCTGTCCGAGGTGGTGGACTCCTACATCTGCACCATCTGCGGCCGCGCGTTCGCTCAGCGAGGCCACTGGGCCAAACACGTGCAGGTGCACCGCAAGGTCGAGACCAAGGCCGACAAGTCGTACACGTGCGACATCTGCGGGAAGAGACTGACGCGCTTCGACGGCTATCAGAAACACTTGAGGATTCACACGGGCGAAAAGCCGTACTGCTGCGACGAGTGCGGCCGCAGATTCAGCGACAACTCCAATTACAAACGGCACATTCGCACCCACGCCGGACAGAAGAGCCAGCAGAGCTGA